The Rufibacter sp. DG15C region GCGGGGTCAGTTCATCACTTACCTGGCTTTGGGCCAGAATCTTAATAAAGATCTCAAGTTTCTCTTTAGCGCTGGTTACGTTGTGCGTGTGGTAACTAAGGCGGTAATCCAGCCAGTTCCAATACCAGGATACCAGGTACAGCAGCAGCTTGTGCTTGTTTTCAAAATACCGGTACACAGAAGCCTCAGTAGAAGAGATGCTCTGCGCCAGCTTCTTGAACGTGAAGTGCTCAAAGCCTACTTCGTCTATCAGCTTGATGCTCTCCCTCACCAGGACCTTTCCCAACTCTGTCTGTTCTGGGTCCCTGAGGAAAAGCTTGTCGTTTAGCTTTACATTAATTACGGTGCTCACTGTGCAAGGATCTAGTTAGGTGCTACTCTCAAAAATGATAGCATTACTATTACCCAAACCACCACCACTATCAATTGTTTAAGCAAAGTCAAAGAATTTTAGTTTGGTATGCTGCACGTGATTGCTGCTGGAAAGGCTTCTGCTTCCTATAAAGCACTACTAGGGTACAAAAAGAGAAAGGCCTCCGGGCAGAGCAAAAGCTCTGCCCGGGGGCCTTTCTAAACATGCAGGGGAGATTATTTCTGGGCTACCAGATCCACGTTCAAGGTAAACTCATTGTCAATGGCTTTGTCGCCTAGGTTGTCAAAGAAGCTACCAGAACCATACTTGATGTCATAAGCTGTTCTGTCAACTTTGATGGCTGCTTTGGCTTTGATCTGGTTGCCAGCGTGCGTGATGGTAGCTGGGAACTGGATAGGTTTTTTGATGCCTTTGATGGTCAAGTCACCGTTGATCAGGTACTGACCGTTTTTGGCTTTGGTTACTTTGGTGATGGCCAAGGTAGAAGTTGGGTATTTGTCAGCGGCAAAGAAGTCATCGTTCTTCAAGTGACCTACCAACTGCTGGTTGTATTTGGCGTCTGTGATGTCTGTGTTGGTGATAGAGGTCATGTCCATGGTGAACGTACCGCCGGTGATGTTCTTACCGTTGCTAGTCAATTTACCCTGGGAGATTTTGATGGCGCCTGAGTGCTCACCAGCTACCTTCTTACCTACCCAAGTTACTTTAGACTGACCATTCACTACTTTGTAGTCTATGCCTTTACCGGCAAACGCGAAGGTTACAAATGCCACTAGGGCTACTAATAAGGTGTTTTTCAATTTCATGGCTGTGGTTATTTTTTGTTTGATGTTACAAATGTATAAACAATTGATGTATATACATATGTCTACATGAAAAATATTTTTTTAGTTCATGAGTGATTGCAAATTCCTCTTAAGGTCACAGGTTGAAAGAGCTGATAGTATTCAGCCAAAACATCAGTATATACCTCGTTTTTGACCTATTTCCGGTAAAATAAGCCAAAAACGAAAGTCTATGTTGATTTAGAAGGTATCCTGAAATTCTGAGAAAATTTTTAAGAGTCTGGACTTAAAAACTAATCCCGGCCCTGCACAATGATCTTCTGCACGGCGTTCTTAAAGGTAGCGAAGACGGTATATTGGTTCTGCACCTCGTTGTAGCGCACGGTCACCGGCGCACTAGCATTGATGGGTTCTTGTCCCAGTGGCTGGGCCTGCACATCATATAGATACGCCTTGCGCGGACCAGTCTCTGTAATCACATACAGCTTGCGGTCTCCCCCAAAATGGAAATACTGTATCACTTTCCTGGATGAGGTCACAAACTTCCTGTCCAACAGCAGCTTCAACTCCTGGCTGTACAATGCTACGCGCCCTGGGTCACTTCTGGCAATGATAAAGGACTTGCCGCCTACCTCAGGCACCAGCTCAAAGGTGCTTCTTCTGTCGGTGCGCAACAGTTGTTCCCGCTTGGTAATCTCGCCGGTCAGGTCAAAGGTAATCACCTGCCCGTCTTGGGTGACGGT contains the following coding sequences:
- a CDS encoding TetR/AcrR family transcriptional regulator, whose amino-acid sequence is MSTVINVKLNDKLFLRDPEQTELGKVLVRESIKLIDEVGFEHFTFKKLAQSISSTEASVYRYFENKHKLLLYLVSWYWNWLDYRLSYHTHNVTSAKEKLEIFIKILAQSQVSDELTPQVDVDALSRMVILEASKAYLTKEVDSNNKDGLFQDYKGICHKMALVVLEINPQYPFPHALVSTLFEASRKHTFFAEHLPSLTEVRSMNSGETSLVSFLHHLAFSALVSLPVPPAVNP
- a CDS encoding YceI family protein, whose product is MKLKNTLLVALVAFVTFAFAGKGIDYKVVNGQSKVTWVGKKVAGEHSGAIKISQGKLTSNGKNITGGTFTMDMTSITNTDITDAKYNQQLVGHLKNDDFFAADKYPTSTLAITKVTKAKNGQYLINGDLTIKGIKKPIQFPATITHAGNQIKAKAAIKVDRTAYDIKYGSGSFFDNLGDKAIDNEFTLNVDLVAQK